A genomic window from Salvelinus namaycush isolate Seneca chromosome 5, SaNama_1.0, whole genome shotgun sequence includes:
- the LOC120048354 gene encoding serine/threonine-protein kinase Nek8-like: MAYSTKTLAAGSFGKVYREKYNDTWAAIKKVPQHLINRRDLERECQVYNKAIHPNIVKLLGNPTLKDSKWIIPMEFIFGEELETTIFKSQKSKIQLTPSIKAAIITGMCEGLLHLHSKDIVHQDLKPENIMVEHDTHRPVIIDMGLAKFFRNGLNSAVDMGNEAYSPPEVLQRRGHRDQRSDVWAMGKIIAELCARVRLHTPSVCPAKIQEILSLQGQQYCNAVCRMVQSDPTVRATMAGIMPEIRRAVGGGNTGEQQRGHLPTPFPHTEIKVTSPHPQAPVQNSTPLSRAECAASPRPEVKTLVRAPVRAPSPSRWERAALPKTEVKTEVKTTLQPQPVQRSPSPSRWERAALPKTEVKTTLQPQPVQRSPSPSRWERAALPKTEVKATLQPLPVQRSPSPSRWERAASPNPEVTNSPSPLPKVDKGNALVPSGMVQPSQDVLKQLLYDEALKGLPCPLPTTGKVRIRRYEQRNGEVETWEQKEVETEGGRIVKFEEVMFNNKS, encoded by the exons ATGGCGTATTCCACCAAAACTCTTGCTGCTGGCTCGTTTGGGAAGGTATACAGGGAGAAGTACAATGACACCTGGGCTGCAATCAAGAAGGTGCCACAACACTTAATCAATAGGAGAGACCTGGAGAGAGAGTGTCAAGTATACAA TAAAGCGATTCATCCTAACATAGTGAAGCTTCTGGGTAATCCAACACTCAAGGACTCTAAGTGGATCATCCCCATGGAGTTCATCTTTGGAGAGGAACTGGAGACAACCATCTTCAAATCACAAAAATCTAAAATACAG TTGACTCCATCGATAAAGGCCGCCATCATCACAGGCATGTGTGAAGGACTGCTTCACCTACACAGCAAAGATATCGTCCATCAGGACCTCAAGCCTGAGAACATCATG GTAGAGCATGACACTCACCGACCTGTGATCATTGATATGGGACTGGCCAAATTCTTCCGCAATGGCCTAAATTCTGCCGTGGATATGGGCAATGAGGCCTACTCTCCACCTGAGGTCCTGCAGAGGAGGGGCCACCGAGACCAGCGTTCAGACGTGTGGGCTATGGGTAAAATCATTGCTGAACTCTGTGCCAGAGTCAGGCTGCACACCCCCAGTGTCTGTCCGGCTAAGATCCAGGAGATCCTCAGTCTCCAAGGACAGCAGTACTGTAACGCTGTCTGTAGGATGGTGCAGAGCGACCCCACAGTGCGAGCCACCATGGCCGGGATCATGCCAGAGATACGAAGGGCAGTGGGAGGTGGCAACACCGGGGAGCAACAAAGAGGACATCTTCCGACACCCTTTCCTCACACTGAGATAAAAGTAACATCGCCACATCCTCAAGCTCCTGTACAGAATTCAACCCCTCTATCAAGAGCTGAGTGCGCAGCCTCACCAAGGCCTGAGGTCAAGACGCTAGTGCGAGCTCCTGTGCGAGCGCCTTCTCCATCGAGATGGGAGCGTGCAGCCTTGCCAAAGACTGAGGTCAAGACTGAGGTCAAGACAACACTGCAACCACAACCCGTACAGCGTTCACCTTCCCCGTCAAGGTGGGAGCGTGCAGCCTTGCCAAAGACTGAGGTCAAGACAACACTGCAACCACAACCCGTACAGCGTTCACCTTCCCCGTCAAGGTGGGAGCGTGCAGCCTTGCCAAAGACTGAGGTCAAGGCGACACTGCAACCACTACCCGTACAGCGATCACCTTCCCCGTCAAGATGGGAGCGTGCAGCCTCTCCAAATCCTGAAGTCACAAACTCACCATCTCCCCTTCCAAAGGTAGACAAGGGTAATGCACTGGTTCCATCAGGCATGGTTCAACCCAGTCAAGATGTCCTGAAACAGCTTCTCTACGACGAGGCCTTGAAGGGTCTCCCATGCCCACTCCCCACAACGGGCAAGGTGCGAATCCGCCGTTATGAGCAAAGGAATGGGGAAGTGGAGACTTGGGAGCAAAAGGAGGTGGAGACTGAAGGAGGGAGGATAGTCAAGTTTGAGGAGGTGATGTTTAACAACAAGTCATAA